A region of Struthio camelus isolate bStrCam1 chromosome 30, bStrCam1.hap1, whole genome shotgun sequence DNA encodes the following proteins:
- the SV2A gene encoding synaptic vesicle glycoprotein 2A, giving the protein MDESFRDRTAFIRGAKDIAKEVKKHAAKKVSKGMDRMQDEYTKRSYSRFEEEEDDEDYAPQDGYYRGGEAANEEEGASSDATEGHDEEDEIYEGEYQGIPRNDSLKAGERLGGEPAAGGAFGAFDDAEGQRRKDKEELAQQYELILQECGHGRFQWTLYFVLGLALMADGVEVFVVGFVLPSAEKDMCLSDSNKGMLGLIVYLGMMVGAFLWGGLADRLGRRQCLLISLSVNSVFAFFSSFVQGYGTFLFCRLLSGVGIGGSIPIVFSYFSEFLAQEKRGEHLSWLCMFWMIGGIYASAMAWAIIPHYGWSFQMGSAYQFHSWRVFVLVCAFPSVFAIGALTTMPESPRFFLENGKHDEAWMVLKQVHDTNMRAKGHPERVFSVTHIKTIKREDELIEIQSDTGTWYRRWLVRFLNLSQQVWSNFQQCFAPEYRRVTLMMMAVWFTMSFSYYGLTVWFPDMIKHLQNIEYASRTKLFTREKVKHFTFNFTLENQIHQNGEYFNDKFIGLKMKSVIFEDSLFEECYFEDITSSNTFFKNCTFISTVFYNTDLFEYKFIESRVLNSTFLHNKEGCQLDFSDDNNAYMIYFVSFLGTLAVLPGNIVSALLMDKIGRLRMLAGSSVMSCVSCFFLSFGNSESAMIALLCLFGGVSIASWNALDVLTVELYPSDKRTTAFGFLNALCKLAAVLGISIFTSFVGITKAVPILLASAALALGSSLALKLPETRGRVLQ; this is encoded by the exons ATGGACGAGAGCTTCCGAGACCGGACAGCCTTCATCCGGGGCGCGAAGGACATCGCCAAGGAGGTGAAGAAGCATGCGGCCAAGAAGGTGAGCAAGGGCATGGACCGCATGCAGGACGAGTACACCAAGCGCTCCTACTCGCGcttcgaggaggaggaggacgatgAAGACTACGCACCGCAGGACGGCTACTAccggggcggcgaggcggccAACGAGGAGGAAGGCGCCTCCAGCGATGCCACGGAGGGCCACGACGAGGAGGACGAGATCTACGAGGGCGAGTACCAGGGCATCCCCCGCAACGACTCGCTCAAGGCTGGCGAGCGGCTGGGCGGCGAGCCGGCGGCTGGCGGCGCCTTCGGCGCCTTCGACGACGCCGAGGGCCAGCGGCGGAAGGACAAGGAGGAGCTGGCGCAGCAGTACGAGCTCATCCTGCAGGAGTGCGGCCACGGCCGCTTCCAGTGGACCCTCTACTTTGTCCTGGGACTGGCCCTCATGGCCGACGGCGTCGAGGTCTTCGTGGTGGGCTTCGTGCTGCCCAGCGCCGAGAAGGACATGTGCCTCTCCGACTCCAACAAGGGGATGCTGG ggcTCATCGTGTACCTGGGCATGATGGTGGGCGCGTTCCTGTGGGGCGGGCTGGCCGACCGGCTGGGACGACGGCAGTGCCtcctcatctccctctccgtcaacAGCGTCTTcgccttcttctcctccttcgtCCAGGGCTACGGCAccttcctcttctgcaggctgctctccggCGTGGG CATCGGCGGCTCCATCCCCATCGTCTTCTCCTACTTCTCGGAGTTCCTGGCGCAGGAGAAGCGTGGCGAGCACCTGAGCTGGCTCTGCATGTTCTGGATGATCGGCGGCATCTACGCCTCCGCCATGGCCTGGGCCATCATCCCCCACTACG gTTGGAGTTTCCAGATGGGCTCCGCGTACCAGTTCCACAGCTGGCGGGTTTTCGTCCTGGTTTGCGCCTTCCCCTCGGTCTTCGCCATCGGggcgctcaccaccatgcccgaGAGCCCTCGCTTCTTCCTGGAG AACGGCAAACACGACGAGGCCTGGATGGTGCTCAAGCAGGTCCACGACACCAACATGAGGGCCAAGGGCCACCCCGAGAGGGTCTTTTCG GTGACCCACATCAAGACCATCAAGCGGGAGGACGAACTCATCGAGATCCAGTCGGACACGGGCACGTGGTACCGCCGCTGGCTGGTCCGATTCCTCAACCTCTCGCAGCAG GTCTGGAGCAACTTCCAGCAGTGCTTCGCGCCCGAGTACCGCCGCGTGACGCTCATGATGATGGCCGTGTGGTTCACCATGTCCTTCAG TTATTACGGGCTGACGGTTTGGTTCCCGGACATGATCAAGCACCTGCAGAACATCGAGTACGCCTCGCGCACCAAGCTCTTCACCCGCGAGAAGGTGAAGCACTTCACCTTCAACTTCACCCTGGAGAACCAGATCCACCAGAACGGCGAGTACTTCAACGACAA GTTTATCGGCCTCAAGATGAAGTCGGTCATCTTTGAGGACTCGCTCTTTGAGGAGTGCTACTTCGAGGACATCACGTCCAGCAACACCTTCTTCAAGAACTGCACCTTCATCTCCACCGTCTTCTACAACACAG ATCTCTTCGAGTACAAGTTCATCGAGAGCCGCGTGCTCAACAGCACCTTCCTGCACAACAAGGAGGGCTGCCAGCTGGACTTCAGCGACGACAACAACGCCTACATGATCTACTTCGTGAGCTTCCTGGGCACCCTGGCCGTGCTGCCGGGCAACATCGTCTCGGCCCTCCTCATGGACAAGATCGGCCGCCTCCGCATGCTGG CCGGCTCCAGCGTGATGTCCTGCGTgagctgcttcttcctctccttcgGCAACAGCGAGTCGGCGATGATCGCCCTGCTCTGCCTCTTCGGCGGCGTCAGCATCGCCTCCTGGAACGCCCTCGACGTGCTCACCGTGGAGCTCTACCCCTCCGACAAGCG GACGACGGCGTTCGGCTTCCTCAACGCCCTCTGCAAGCTGGCGGCCGTGCTGGGCATCAGCATCTTCACCTCCTTCGTGGGCATCACCAAGGCGGTGCCCATCCTCCTGGCCTCGGCCGCCCTGGCCCTCGGCAGCTCCTTAGCCTTGAAACTGCCCGAGACGCGGGGCCGAGTGCTGCAGTGA
- the BOLA1 gene encoding bolA-like protein 1, which yields MLRIGAATTTTTTALRRASGMAEGPVARAIRAKLEAALQPSHLQVLNESHRHAGPPGAESHFAVVVVSGRFAGLPPLQRHRLVHGALRAELAGPVHALAVVARTPEQWRADSRVPPSPACLGGSVRERRGAELPGAPES from the coding sequence ATGCTGCGGATCGGCGCGGCCACCACCACGACGACGACGGCGCTGCGACGGGCGTCCGGCATGGCCGAGGGTCCCGTGGCCCGCGCCATCCGCGCCAAGCTGGAGGCGGCCCTGCAGCCCAGCCACCTGCAGGTCCTCAATGAGAGCCACCGGCacgccggcccccccggcgccgagAGCCACTTTGCCGTGGTGGTGGTGAGCGGGCGCTTCGCCGGGCTGCCGCCGCTGCAGCGGCACCGCCTGGTGCACGGCGCCCTGCGCGCCGAGCTCGCCGGCCCCGTGCACGCCCTGGCCGTCGTCGCCCGCACCCCCGAGCAGTGGCGCGCCGACTCCCgcgtcccccccagccccgcttgCCTGGGGGGGTCCGTGCGCgagcgccgcggggccgagcTGCCCGGCGCCCCGGAGTCGTAG